One stretch of Zhihengliuella flava DNA includes these proteins:
- a CDS encoding response regulator transcription factor encodes MSAENFAPHQLPRLTHPDGSPVRALVVDDEPSLAELVSMGTRMMGWETRIAHDGPDAVAAARDFTPDVLVLDWMLPGFDGPEVLQKVRAYLPAVPVLFLTAKDATEDRIEGLASGGDDYVTKPFSLEEVLLRLHRLVERSGVTAADAAELVVGDLTLDLDLREARRGGENISLTATEFDLLRFLMENARRVMSKGQILANVWEYDFGGQANIVELYISYLRKKIDAGRDPMIHTVRGAGYVLKPAA; translated from the coding sequence ATGAGCGCCGAAAACTTCGCACCGCACCAGTTGCCTCGCCTGACCCATCCCGACGGCTCCCCCGTCCGTGCGCTGGTCGTCGACGACGAACCGTCGCTCGCAGAACTCGTGAGCATGGGCACCCGCATGATGGGGTGGGAGACCCGAATCGCCCATGACGGCCCGGACGCCGTCGCGGCAGCGCGCGACTTCACGCCGGACGTGCTGGTGTTGGATTGGATGCTCCCGGGCTTCGACGGCCCGGAAGTGCTGCAGAAGGTGCGTGCGTACCTGCCCGCCGTGCCGGTGCTGTTCCTGACCGCCAAGGACGCGACGGAGGACCGCATCGAGGGCCTGGCCTCAGGTGGTGACGACTACGTCACCAAGCCCTTCAGCCTGGAGGAAGTTCTCCTGCGCCTGCACCGGCTCGTGGAACGCTCCGGCGTGACAGCGGCGGACGCAGCCGAGTTGGTGGTGGGCGACCTCACCCTCGACCTCGATTTGCGCGAAGCCCGGCGGGGCGGCGAGAACATCAGCCTGACCGCCACCGAATTCGATCTGTTGCGCTTCCTCATGGAAAACGCCCGGCGCGTGATGAGCAAGGGGCAGATCTTGGCCAATGTTTGGGAGTACGACTTCGGTGGTCAGGCCAACATCGTGGAGCTCTATATCTCCTACCTCCGTAAGAAGATCGACGCGGGCCGGGACCCCATGATTCATACGGTTCGGGGCGCCGGCTACGTCTTGAAGCCCGCCGCATGA
- a CDS encoding sensor histidine kinase has protein sequence MSLRARMLMALVAMLALICLVIGLITQTVMRAQLYEQLDTELDNTVQRSLDFQQDHPAQNPLAAPGQASGTLSFLIVGERLGLGGVLDSTTGKQHTASLLSQADQAALLTTGLSRQPQSLNLTIGTYRVAAARIDDSVIISGLPEAGTRATLDRLTFTIIFVSLTGLVATALIGSLIIRRSLRPLERVSALARRVAGQQLDTGRVDVVERVAEYDAVPGTEAGNVGHALNALLDNVDSALAARQASEEKLRRFVGDASHELRTPLASVRGYSELINATEHLSADGQQAMRRVLDQSRRMGKLVDDLLLLARLDNAQSSLTPDRRDGVVDLSRLVVEEAADFRVTAPNHLWDLDVPAEAIETRGDAAQLRQVVANLLSNARKHTPEGTHIHVRLGLEPQAVVFSVTDTGDGIAEEFQPHVFERFTRADAARSGSDGTTGLGLPIVKAIVEAHGGSIELESQPRTDDSAGRTTFTVRLPRSADRG, from the coding sequence ATGAGCCTGCGCGCTCGCATGCTCATGGCGCTCGTCGCCATGCTCGCCCTCATCTGCCTGGTGATTGGGCTCATCACCCAAACCGTCATGCGCGCGCAGCTCTACGAACAGTTGGACACCGAACTCGACAACACCGTCCAACGCTCGCTCGACTTTCAGCAGGACCACCCGGCGCAGAACCCGCTGGCCGCCCCCGGCCAGGCCTCTGGCACGCTGAGCTTCCTGATCGTCGGCGAGCGCCTCGGGCTCGGCGGAGTCCTGGACTCGACCACGGGCAAGCAGCACACGGCCTCCCTGCTGTCCCAGGCCGATCAGGCGGCATTGCTCACGACGGGGCTGAGCCGCCAGCCACAGTCGCTCAACCTCACCATTGGTACGTACCGGGTCGCCGCCGCGCGCATCGACGATTCCGTCATCATCAGCGGGCTGCCGGAGGCCGGCACGCGGGCCACGTTGGACCGGCTGACCTTCACGATCATCTTCGTTTCCCTCACCGGCCTCGTCGCCACCGCGCTGATCGGCTCACTGATCATCCGGCGCTCGTTGCGCCCCCTAGAACGCGTCTCTGCCCTGGCCCGCCGCGTGGCGGGCCAGCAATTGGACACGGGGCGCGTCGACGTCGTCGAACGCGTGGCGGAGTACGACGCCGTCCCGGGCACCGAGGCGGGCAACGTGGGCCACGCACTCAACGCTCTGCTCGACAACGTGGATAGCGCGTTGGCCGCGCGCCAAGCGTCGGAGGAGAAGCTCCGCCGGTTCGTCGGCGACGCCTCCCACGAACTGCGCACACCACTGGCCTCCGTGCGCGGGTACTCGGAACTCATCAACGCCACCGAACACCTCAGCGCCGACGGGCAGCAGGCCATGCGCCGCGTCTTGGATCAGAGCCGGCGCATGGGCAAGCTGGTGGACGATCTGCTGCTACTGGCCCGGCTGGACAACGCCCAGTCGAGCCTCACACCGGATCGCCGCGACGGCGTCGTCGACCTCTCCCGGCTGGTGGTCGAGGAAGCTGCCGACTTCCGCGTTACCGCACCCAACCATCTCTGGGACCTCGATGTGCCGGCCGAGGCGATCGAAACCCGGGGCGACGCCGCGCAGCTGCGGCAAGTGGTGGCCAACCTGCTGTCCAACGCGCGCAAGCACACCCCGGAGGGCACGCACATCCACGTCCGGCTAGGACTAGAGCCTCAAGCCGTGGTGTTCTCCGTGACGGACACCGGGGACGGGATCGCTGAGGAATTCCAGCCCCACGTTTTCGAGCGGTTCACCCGCGCCGACGCTGCGCGGTCCGGGTCTGACGGCACCACCGGACTGGGGCTGCCGATCGTCAAGGCGATCGTCGAGGCGCACGGCGGATCGATCGAGCTCGAGAGCCAGCCGCGCACTGACGACTCCGCGGGGCGCACCACCTTTACGGTCCGCCTGCCGCGCTCCGCTGACCGCGGCTAG